The Megalobrama amblycephala isolate DHTTF-2021 linkage group LG8, ASM1881202v1, whole genome shotgun sequence region TAAATCAGATATAATAAATCAAATTCTCCAATTGAtttctaaaatgaaaataatcaaaTGCACTAACACGCGTGATAAAATGTGGATGCACTGTAAGGTGCTTTGGATAAATGTGTCTGTCTATTGAATATATctaaatgcaaaaaaacataGTATCGCCATAACTGGTTATTACGATCTCTTTTTTTGCATCCAGTGCACACACCAGCGCAATGCTAATGTGTAGGCTGCTAAAAGATTGCTCAATGTAAGCATTAATCCACTTCATACATGGTCACGGTTATTTGCATTAAGAGGATCAGAGTGAGACTTTCGTTGGGGAATAATATGTTTACATCAGAGAACGGCTGCAAATAAGGCTAAAGGGATAAAATCAGGTAATTTCCAAATCATGCATTCTATGCATATCAAGTAGTACAAAGGCAAAGCAGCTTTACTTACTTATAATCCATTGGTCATATTTGTCAAACTTTGGCACGAATGTGGAATGAGTGTCAGTATAGTATAAGGTGTTCACATGGCACATGGTATTATAATTCTCTTCATTCTCAGCTGAGAAGATTcagcaattatttattttaagctaggattagttcactttcaaataaaattttcctgataatttactcacccccatgtcatccaagatgttcatgtctttctttcttcagtcgaaaaaaaataaagttttttgatgaaaacattcaaggattattctccttatagtggacttcaatggcctccaaatggttgaaggttaaaattacagtttcagtgcagcttcaaagggctttaaacaataccagacaaggaataagggtcttatctagcgaaacggtcattttctaaatgctttataaacacaaattatccccttgcacgtgcttccactttccgtattcttcaataAAGCTTCCGCTgtacgtcctacaccttccctaatctacttacggaaaaaaatggaactggcgctgctTTCTTTCCCTAAGTAGATTAGGGAAGGTGTcggacatacagtgtaagtgttttgaagaatacaaaagtgcggttttggcggaaggtgttcatttgtgtttataaagcatatataaagcatatacagttgtatttttttcgaaaattaccaataatttcactagataagacccttattcctcgtctggtattgtttaaagcactttgaagctgcactgaaactgtaattttgaccttcaaccgtttggaggccattgaagtccactataaggagaataatcctggaattttttcatcaaaaaccttaaaaccatttattttcgattgacgaaagaaagacatgaacatcttggatgacatgggggtgagtaaattatcaggaaaattttatttgaaagtgaactaatcctttaagcatcTTTTTACTTCAAAGtctattgtgtttttttttttttttttttttgtgactcaTTACATTAACATTTATGCAAACCCAAAGCGAATATCAGTGAATTTAAGGTTAGGTATACATTTTATAAGTTCATGCATTCTCTGAGATTTGAAACCATGACCTTAGTGTTGCTAGAACTGTGTTCTACAATTACAGGAAaagtatatattataattattgaaaattaattattaaaacaattgaaaagtacatataattttttaaaaaataagataaACATCACTTTTGGATGTATATTTGACTTTCTGGTTGTCAAAATTAACCACAAAAAAATGCTACAGTGGTTAATGTTATAGTAAAAATTACTGACTGCTCACACAGGGTATAACAACTTCCTAAAATATTCTTTGATATTTGTGTGGTGTTGATGGGTTTGGTGTTTACACCTTGTTACACTTGAATATCCTTGAATGAAATATTTTCACTCAAAAACTGAGGTGATAATATAGTATAATGCGGGATTTACAAGGTAAAAGCTGTAAAAGGTCGTAAAAGGCTgctcgtttaaaaaaaaaaatcacacaccTTGGGACCAGGAAAAATTATTgcaaaaatgtctaaataattCGTTTGAAAGCATTTGTTTTTACTCAACTTTGAGAGTaccatttttgatattttacttcaaaCTTACAATCTTACCCAGAAGAGGGCGTGGCAGTTTACTTTCAGTGTCCTCTCCACCATGGTATCGGGACAGTCCAGGAGTCTCTCACCGGCCACCACCCCGGCATTGTTCACCAAGTAGGTCACATCCCTTCCCACCTCCTTCCGTACCTGGTCGGCAGTGCGGTACACTTCTTCCCGGTTTGTCACGTCCACCGTGTACGCGTGTGCCTGGCCCCCTTGCGCCCTCACCATCTTGGCTGTCTCCTCATTAGTTTCTCTGTTGAAGTCCCACAGCACCACTTCTGCACCGTGTTTCGAGAACTCCAGGGCGAACAGGCGGCCCAGCGCTCCTCCAGAGCCGGTTATTAGCACCAACTCGCCGTCTATGGGCTTCGTACGTGGTCTCAGCACGATCCGCAGACAAGAGCGCAGGATGAAGTACACTACGTCCAGCAGCATCATTTGTAAATCCATTAGGAAGATCATGGTGCCCAGGTAGATGTGTGTGATTGTTTGAGGGAGTGAGTGAGACAGCCAAGCTTGTTTCCCTGTTTCTGGACTAGCCATGCCTTTCCCCCAGAGGCTGTTTAAATACTCCCGTACTCAGGATTAGACGAAAATACGTCTTCAAGCCACCAATTAAACTACTtttgctgtgagaaaaggcctACTGCAAGACAGTTTGGTGCCTAAGGGAACATGGTGATGAAACTTAAAGTTTCTCGTGGGAACAAAAAGTCTTCTAAGAGAAAGCAAAGTctttaaaaaatagttttcCTGAGCTAACAAaaatgttctgagaacattttgCTAACTTTTTCActaagttatgaaaatgttatttttgaataTTCTGAACTAATTTTAGAAGGAATACTTTTACTGGTGTAATAATTCATCAGGGTGTCTGTATTGTAGGCTACAGAATTTGTGCACATCACCATTGCATAcaattatatgaaatataattaaaataaactgattCTGAATATGTTAAAGAAGAGAGGCGCTGTTCTGCTTCTATAAATCTATAGCAATTGTCGTGCAAGTAGGCCTATAGCAATAGCTTGAATGGACTGCAATGGTATACTGCAATATTACATCCAAACGTATACCTTAAAACACTATGAATACCCcttttcacacacatttatagTCCTAAGTAATCAAATCAGCAGTGCCACAAAATTATCATTGATGATGTGTGTTCATACTGTAGCCTATGCTGAAAAAGCCAAAATATAATAGAGCATCATTGAGTTCCCTGAACCACAAAAACAATACACTGTGGACATTTGAAAAcctatatatatagaaataaataaataaatatatatatatatatatatatatatatatatatatatatatatatatatatatatatatatatactaatatattagTCTGTACTAAGCTTTGTGTGACTTTGGaccaaaatacattttaggGACCAATTCTTATAATTTAAAGAGTGGAATCATATGGAACTATGGTGGTGTTTGTGCAGTAAGGAGATTATGTGTGCATGTAGCATTAATCTGTGTTGGTTATGCTTTTGTAAGGCAATGCAATCCTGCACGTTTTTAACAGTGTTAGCCTTGTTTAGTTATGGACAAAGCACTGTAGTCATCCTGGATGGATCAAAGGTCTCCACCAGGCATTGCATGTTTAAATCATCTTAACCTCGCTTTTCAAACCCGCAAATGTCAaattagtatttattataatgatATTTTGCATTGTTAAATCACATTAACATACTTTATAcacacagatatatatatatatatatatatatatatatatatatatatatatatatatatagtacagtccaaaagtttggaaccactaagatttttaatgtttttaaaataagtttcgtctgctcaccaaggctacatttatttaattaaaaatacagtaaaaatattgtgaaatattgtaatattgtgaaatattattacaatttaaaataactgttttctatttgaatatatttcacaaagtaatttattcctgtgatggcaaagctgaattttcagcatcattactccagtcttcagtgtcacatgatccttcagaaatcattctaatatgctgatctgctgctcaagaaacatttaatgtgtacaattgtacaaaatatttgtgtacaatattttttttcaggattatttgatgaatagaaagttcaaaagaacagtgtttatctgaaatctaatcttttgtaacattataaatgtctttactgccacttttgactgatttaatgcatccttgctgaataaaagtattcatttctttaatttcttttcaaaaaaataaaaataaaaattcttactgaccccaaacttttgaacggttgtgtataatgctacagaagctttgtatttcagataaatgctgttcttttgaactttctgttcatcaaggaatactgaaaaaaaaagtacacaactgttttcaacattgaaaataatcataaatgtttattgagcagcaaatcagcattttagaatgatttctgaaggatcatgtgacactgaagactggagtaacgatgctgaaaattcagctttgcatcacaggaataaattactttgtcaaatatatttaaatagtacacagttattttaaattgtaataatatttcacaatattactgttttttactgtatttttaattaaataaatgtagccttggtgagcagacgaaacttcttttaaaaacattaaaaatcttagtggttccaaacttttggactgtactgtatatgtatgtttttgattttaaaaaatctaataatCACATATGGTCAAATCCAGTGTTACAAGTAACGCGGgtaatgtaatcagattacttttccaaGTAACTGTAAagtaatgtattacttttaaatttacaacaaaatatcccagttacattttcaaataagtaatgcaaattactttttctcatttattgTCTGACAGCTCTCcagtccccatgttgagagaaatcgggagtaagtgcagaggtgttgtgtgcgctgtgtaaccTTGATGCTTATtgtagactaaatgtgagcagtcATTCACATTTAGTGTTGTGATTCAGTGttcctcaaaattaataaaaacagtgaaatgcaaactaataatattacgcaaacctgcaaaaataaatatgttaaataacacaaatatacgttatgtatttaatttgactttattagcaatgtctttgctgctggcCTTCAATGACCAAATTCAACCATACTTTTAAGTAAAAATGACTTAAGATAAACATCACacttgtgttttattttatttattttttatagcctaaatttacatgacaacgatatGCTTAAAACTGAGTTTTTCCTTTTGAGTTTTCTGCGTACAGACGACACCATCGTCAAAATTATCCCCATTCATACAAAtccgtgaaaatgactaaaaacgctgtattctgctggcaggccattagatggcgatgaaacactatagactgaacatgtaatgcgcatgtgcatgacgtcatcATTTCCACAGATtcgcgtttttgttgtttacacggagaccgttttcaaaaacttgcactttgaaacccgttttcaaaaatttgcgttttcaggccaccatttagtttttagttgaaaacggtgtcgtgtaaacagcccctaagagagtttgagctgcgccctctaatGTTCAGGTGTAAATTTGCATTTGCTTCTGCCTCAgacttattcatttcacttatgGTGtgaagggcctttacatttgccaaaaattgaacttttttgtttattattaaaaaacgaacaagcaagcccagctcagatgagaaaaagtaactcaaCACATTACATTCcacaaaaagtaactaagtaatgcaattagttacttttttagggaatAATGCAAtgctgtaatgcattacttttaaaagtaactttccccaaaactGGTCAAAACTAATTTTAAGACAGCagcatttttaatgtaatgttaattatacttgagacaaaaaaaaaaaaaaattctcaaagCCCAGTGGAACTCCCTAATATATGTGTACATGCAAAAGTTTCACAATATCAAAGctccatttattttttacacacACATGAACTTGCATGTGCTCATTTACCTCACATAACTTTTAagtccctctttctctctctttgcaTATGAGACATGGGAATGTGTATATATGAGGCCCTACATTACAGCAGTGCCTATGGTATTGTTCTTTCTGCATGAATAGCCTCTAGCTACAGGAATGAATTTAATCCTCCCTTTTCACGTGTTTCAGCATCAATGGGCAATACTGGCCAGCTAAGGAAACATTGAAGAGAGTCCTCAACCACAAAATCAAAACCACCTACTGTATATGCCAGAACTTATATCAATATTATTGGCTTAATGCAAAGTTTTGTCATTTATACAGGCCATTATTTTTGAAGTCCCCACTGATTGTAACTGCATTCAAACAAAAGATTAGTGCATTGTTCAAAATGAGTAGAAAGTCAGTCATGTGGGCTTTGAAGTGGTatgtaaataatgacttttagATTAATCaagattatttaataattaatcctCTAACATTGCTGCAATTTTCGAAGACATACGTGTACTCGTGAGACATTGTAATGAGTTTAACTCATCTTAAGTGCCATGaggcaaaaaaagagaaaaccaAAACCTCTGAGGTATGTCATCTAAAACAGGCTCGGTGCAGCTCAGAGGTGCAGCAAGATGTAGAAGTCAATTACATGCATGAGTTCCTCAGATGAGGGGAGCGACATATTCAGGCTGCTCATTATCATGTCAGCGTGCGGCTCCAGACGCTCATGGATGCTTTTCTACCTCACTCTGCTGGTAGCACTGGTGTCCCAGAGCGAAGGAGGTTGTCAGGATACGGGGCTGTGTTGCTTTGGACAGAACCAGTCATGTattactgaagactggagaaaagATCGCTCCTATGGGGAATGTTACTGCGACCAGGCATGCAAGACGACATTGGACTGTTGTCACGACTATGACCTTGCTTGTCCAGGTTtctaaaatttcatatttttcagaTGCCAtgtattaaaatgataaaaacggATTCAGGCCATGTCTGTAATGGAGGCCAGATTTTATCCACAGCTTCTTGAACACTTTTTTACCATCAAGGTTGAagtttttatatgaatataaaatattgtgCACAATATATTTTggatatttatatttgtatatataccATTCAAATGCTAAgaattttaaatacttttaccGTTTATAGCACTTGTCAGTACTGTTAGTTACCTATAGCAGCTAATGAATCAGAAGTCTCCCACATTCACAGAAAGTAGtttacttttgcattacaaAATAAGGGATATTATTATATGAATATTATTATGTGGATATTGTTATATGAATAATTTATATGAATGCATCGGGGGAAGTATATGTTATGTGCTGTAACATTTCTTATGTTTCATTATTTTGCTTTATGTTACCAATTCTTGTGactaaatgtttaatttgcaACATTTTCAAAGTTTATGGGGGCTTTGGAATCTTGTCACTGTAGTACTTTACAGATATTtctgcttttttattatttaaaacactGGAGGGTTGAAAAAAGCTTTCAAACATCTTTTAGTGCTGATTGTTTTGTGATCTTGTCACAATGTAATGTGATGATTCAGTTAAAAACTACACTGGAGACAGTAAACCTCATTTCATAGGCGAAGAAGCCTTAAAGgcacagcaacaacaacagccTGTTTAGTTTTAAGTTTCAGAGGGAGGGTGGAAAACGGTCATCCTAGataacagggaacattctctGAACTTTGGCTAACGTTCAAGCAAAGTTCTCTAAAATTTATAAACgaatgttcttccagtaacattattTGAACATTTGCTGTAGGTTAACTGcatggtctttaataatgttctctaaacattatcacaaaaatatatatataccacatttttttctgaaacatttaagTTATTAAATTTTTGAAATGTTACTACTTGCTTCAGagtgttcagagaacattcaaatgtaacattcccataatgattgcaaaattataaaatagtCTGTTTTCTTAATGAGTGTAAAACcaagaaacatttaaacaaacatttaaaaaaactggaAGTTTTGAACATTCAGACAACATTCTTAATGGAAACATTAGCAAAACGTTCttagaaaatttttttttttttagctataGGATTAAAAACTTTTGGTACAAAAAACTTTTATTACAAGTGGATCTGAGTGAAGACCCCTGTAATATATTTCTGTTGCTGCTGCATATTTATCATTGCTTTTAAACTCCACtagggaacattctcagaacatgAGAATGGCAAGGTTCTCTTAGTTATGAATAAATGATCTTCCAGTACcattaatagaatgtttgttcaaCGTTATCTGGTCTTCTCAATatgttagcacaaaaacgtacggaagaggattagggccaagcaataataaaaaaaataaaaccacctcaagattaaagttgttcaatttcgagaaaaaagtcaaaataaaatgttgagaataaactcattaaattacgagaaaaaacttgttaaattatgagaaaaatgtcgttaaatttcgagaaaaaagtagagataaaatgttgagaataaactcattaaattatgactttattctcaacatctcgacttttttctcataatttaacgaatttgttctcgtaatttaacgagtttattctcaacattttatctcgacttttttctcgaaatttaatgacatttttctcgtaatttaaggagtttattctcaacattttattttgacttttttctcgaaatttaacgacatttttctcgtaatttaatgactttattctgaacattttatctcgacttttttctcgaaatttaacaagtttttttctcgtaatttaacgagtttattctcaacattttatctcgacttttttctcgaaatttaacgacatttttctcataatttaacaagtttttttttaagacagagcaggttacttttgatatgaaaaaaaagtctcaaatttcaaattttgtaatattttaagaaatttaaacaataaatactgttttgtggctctttaatgtgtcgtgacagatcactgtagcaCCTCAGTTCAAGTGGCTCTTGAACCAATCAATTCCTATTCCTACTAGTGAATTTATCAATCAagtaaacatgaatgaacatcagaagggaTGTTGTTTCAACCGTGGAACCATGTCAGTACACagcatttttcaagttcaagtccactgaCGTTAAATATACTCACCTGACTGATTTGCTGGACATAACAGCGGATTcggtgttatgattggttagatcgcctgtcaatcaaactcccagcaAACGGTCagttactgcttattaatagttcgtaaggtagttgttaaatttaggtattgggtaagATTAAGggatgcagaataaggcattaatatgtgctttacaagtattaataaacagccaatatcctagtaatatgcatgataaTAAGCAACTAGAGTTACTTGTTACCTATATTAGCTGAGAACCTGCCACATctaccgtgtgtgtgtgtgtgtgttttagccGTATCCTGTGTGGTGAGCGAATGGAGTGTGTGGTCTGGCTGTCTGGAGCCGTGTAAACCCACACTTCGCACAAGGTGGAGGCAGGTGATTCAGGAAGCGCGTAATGGAGGTGAACCCTGTCCCTCTTTACATCAGACCGCCGGCTGTGCAGAGTACCACGATCAGCACGGTCCCTGCCTGCAATCACTGGGTATGGTAATCTATAGATCGGTGAAATATCCATTGCTCTCCTTCAACacaaatgtcaaatttaataatCAACAGTGGATAATATCTTAGGGCTGAGATGGTCATGGCCCATTAGATCCATAATAGAAGCAACTGGCCATTATTTTTCCATTGAATTGTTATTCTTGGATGGACTCCGCAGTACGCATTACATCCCATTTATCTAAGAGAATTTTTATCTTATATAATCACATTATCAGTACATAGACTGTTTCTGACTGTAATCAAATTATGAACTGTAATCATCATCGTCATATGCTCTAAGCATTGAAGCAACAATCTAAATGTCACCCTGAACAACCTTGTAGTACATGAATGTGCTTTTGAAAATGAGTTGTACCTTCTTATGAAACTGCAGGTGAATTATGGGGGCACATAAAATTTCACGTAAAATTTCTCTTCCATAATCTTTGACCTACTCCTTTGTCTCATTATTTTACAGTCCCAGCTCTCATAACCACTGGCGGCTATGGAAATGCACGGAAAAAGAGGGAGATTTTTGACAACAATATCACAGGGTAAGTAAGAACTGACGGTTCAACACTAAATTGCAACAAAAAGTTGCATggtggtatttttttttttaatgtaccaTGGTACATATCGTAGATCTCACTAACCACCACAAAAAACTGCACATACCCTGGCAATaccatatttatttgtttattatgacGTACCATTGTTACACCATAGTTTTCTTTGATAAGTACTGTAACATTAAGATTAAGATTTCTtaatgttttggaaaaaaatCTCAGTAAAACCAGTAatgttgcaaaatattattactatatattattactatttataataactgttttctatttaaaaatgtaatttattcttttgaTGTCAAAGTTGAATTCTCatgtcttcaatgtcacatgatctttcagaaataatGCTAATACTCTGATTTATTGCATTCCTTGCTGAATGATCtttcaaaaagtcaaaataaataaaaatcttactgaccccaaacttttgaacagtagtatgtatatttaatttattggcATATATATGCATCTGTATGTGCACACCTCAGTTACTGTGTGGAGTTTGAACTCACGTCCCTGACGGCGGGTTGTCAGCGCAGCTTCAGTCCACATACTGGTTGGATGCGGTACCTGAAGGAGGGGCATC contains the following coding sequences:
- the rdh20 gene encoding retinol dehydrogenase 10-A, giving the protein MASPETGKQAWLSHSLPQTITHIYLGTMIFLMDLQMMLLDVVYFILRSCLRIVLRPRTKPIDGELVLITGSGGALGRLFALEFSKHGAEVVLWDFNRETNEETAKMVRAQGGQAHAYTVDVTNREEVYRTADQVRKEVGRDVTYLVNNAGVVAGERLLDCPDTMVERTLKVNCHALFWTVKAFLPQMKAKNHGHIITIASVLGLFSTACVEDYCASKFAAVGFHESLAHELLTEEDVDGVKTTLVCPYVVDTGMFDGCRIREEVELILPPLEPLYCVQQAMNAILIDQPLVCIPRLTYLPFLARALLPWESNVATYRFMGSDQCMYPFIETMRKKRAANGPIKAA
- the si:dkey-7k24.5 gene encoding somatomedin-B and thrombospondin type-1 domain-containing protein, whose protein sequence is MSSSDEGSDIFRLLIIMSACGSRRSWMLFYLTLLVALVSQSEGGCQDTGLCCFGQNQSCITEDWRKDRSYGECYCDQACKTTLDCCHDYDLACPAVSCVVSEWSVWSGCLEPCKPTLRTRWRQVIQEARNGGEPCPSLHQTAGCAEYHDQHGPCLQSLVPALITTGGYGNARKKREIFDNNITGYCVEFELTSLTAGCQRSFSPHTGWMRYLKEGHQVCVECQPPALTQGQRYCSGDGENMGQDRRLSLQWQAVGNSQCRGVWRRVRRRDSCSCPTVHSFLFI